The Solanum dulcamara chromosome 2, daSolDulc1.2, whole genome shotgun sequence region TAAACAAAAACTCAAACGTACTTGTAAAACTTCCAATGAAACTTACTAATACTTCACTGTTCTGATTTCACCAGAGCAAATCATTTCAATTAAAAGCAGTTTTTCCTTCTATATACGCTAACACAGATGAAAATCCACACAGATATTTATGATCATTCTATCACTCTTTCTGTAATGTTCGATTAAACATAAATTACATAGAGCTGAATCTATTATCGTAGCGAAATTGAAATCAGAAGCAAAAATGCACACGGAATCGAGCACGATAACACATAATTGAAATCTACAAACATTCAGAATCAGAAATTCAAGCAGCTAATTGAAGATGATATATACCTGATGAAACAGCAACGAGCAAGCAGCTTGAAGTGAGCTGTGGATACTTATTATTCTTCCACCAATTCTTCTAGAGAGAGAAATTATGAGCTTGCTATAATGGAAGATGAGAGagcttcatatatatatacttgtaaGAAAGATTTCTCGTGATCAGGGGAGGGGCATTttggggaaaaaaagaaaatagaaaccGTTTCAGTGTACGTATACCTCTGTTTCTGGTAACTGTAACAGAATCCTAATTCAGTTATTTGACATTATTTGCCCTTGAAATCTGTTTTTATGTAGTAAGTTTTTGAGGGTACTATCGTCATTTCAATAAGCTAATTTTAACCAATTATAAGGGATATGAAAGTGCAAATCGAATTGACTTAAAGCGGGAATAATATGAAGACTTAAATACCCTCCGCTGtattctttttgtttgtttaacAATTTGGTATTTGCGGTTTACTGGCTCAACTTATTTGAATTTACACTGGGTAGATCAACTGATGAGTAATTTTGATTAACTTGAATTCGCACCGATATAAGGATAAAAACCTTTTATTAGCTTGACTTATTTGAATTTGCACGGGTAGATATATAGAGGGTTAAAACagatatatttgaattttatactGACTCgatttatttgaatttatacctaataaattaataaagagATAAAAGGTTTCTTATTTGCTTGACTTATTTGAATTGAATTTGCGCTAGAGAAATCAATAAAGAGGTAGAACAATTCctactaaaaaaattcaattttctaGGATTTAAATTTGAAGCCTCTAGTTATTCAAGATGCTGCAAATATGCAAGGgatcttttttctttgtttcttgAGTATTCTCAAGATACATTCATTTAGTTTACTAATTATTCTTCAAATATATAGATACGAGTAGTGTACATACCAAAGTTTATGTTCTTTCTATttctattaattattattattattgtgtcaACAAAATACAAAGTATAATTATCTGTGTGTTGGTCATGGATTCGAGCCGTGAAAATAACAATTAATACTTGCATTAAAGTAAATTGTGTGTAACTCTGCATCACAATCTTTGAAGTGTGATCCTTCTCCAAACCTTGCTAACGCAAGATGCTTTGTACACTgaacaaaaaaagaagcaaCTTGTACTATGTTTTGGTTTCCTAGAAGTGATCAAATTCAAGAACTTTATGTAGTTTAATatgattttattatgttattgaaaaattatatatcCTAGATATTGGATCTACAAGTAGCCTGCTAAAATTGAGTTTCAAAAGTTTAATAACTATTTTTGGACAGATGTAAAGTTCCAATTGATGAATTTGTGTTCTTTTCCCTTCTAAATTTAGTTAAACTGATTTTAAGgtggtgggggggggggggggggggggcgctCATGAATAAATGactaaattaatttatgtatatTCTTACTTTGTGAcattattatacattacaaGAATTATAAATTGTTAAAGTAAAGTACATCTTTTAAAGGAAAGAGATAATGATTGAAGTTGATGAAAAAGGCGTAAGCTACAAGATTAGTGCAAGTACATTAGTACATTACAATCTTGATTTTGAACATGTAATCATTTGATTCTTTGAATCAATACTTTAATATATTTAGTTAGCATGTTTATATTTTAGAATTAAGACttcttttctcaaaaattatttttaacacaAAATAGCAAGTTACTTGTCATTTTTACCAGATCACCAATCACtacttatcaaaaaaaatattctataatTACCTAATAAGTGATCCCATCgtggaaatatttttttcactatcAATATATGCAAGAGTAATTTATTTAGCAAGTCAAATGACTCATGCAAGTTAATCATGCAAAGTGTGAATACTActgaaaaaaaacacaaaattttTGAAGAGATCCTTGTAAAATGGCTTTTTGGCAACGTTTCAAACAAATTTTTCATCGAAAATCCCTATATTTCCGATAGTTTTAAGTAGAAACGTTCAGCAAAAATTCACATCTTTTAGTAATAAATTACTACATACAATTTATGCTAGTACAAACCATCCTAaacttataataataataacaataatattaataataataataataataattaataacaataataataataataataattaataacaataataataataataataattaaaaaaaagggcaacccggtgcactaaagctcccgctatatGCAGGGTttggggaagggcccgaccacaagggtctattgtacgcagtcttaccttgcatttctgccaaagtctgttttcaaggcttgaactcgtgacctcttggtcacatgacaataataataataataataataataataataataataataataataataataataataataataataataataataataataataataataataataataataataataataataataataataataataataataataataataataataactataataataataacaataataataataataaaaataatagtaataacaataataataattaatcttTGATTAGGTGATTAATTATGTCACACCCCTCACTATCACTTATAGTGACTTGTTACTCAATCATCAACTTATTAATCCATAATAAATAAAGGGAAAGTAGATTTAACACTTCCATTCAATTATTATGTAAAATTCTTTCATAGTTAAGAAACTTTAGAAAGACAATAAATAGGGTCCcatctcttctcttctttttacttCACAAAatccaatttaatttattttttccattatttcttaaattaaaaaaataatatttggttACAACAAAATTTCTCATTATAGCTTGCTGTTAGGGAAGACTATATGTTGATTGCTTGTGTTTGCTTGTTATAGAAGATTATCAAGAATGCTGTTTGGTGGTTTTCTTTTTCCaattatcttttttaatttaatttatatttactaACAATATATTACTATTTACAGTATCAATACATTTTAACTTGTATATATAACAAGttacatgtttttttttatatgaataataattaaactGTCAAGGTATATAAGTCAATCTCATTTTTTTATAGCGAGTCATATACTTTTTAGGttacttttttaaattttttatgaaCAATTAATCCTTTAGTTATGTTTTACGAGACCCGAGAATGcaaaatttctttttattttgtcaaCGCATGCATAGTAGCgaaccttaatttttttttaattcaaattttgtatCGTCACATCattcaaataatatttacaGATAAGCTTTCTAGAGATATGAGATTTAAAATCTTCAAAGTAAGATATATTATTTACTATAATAGATAAAAATGAACATTTATATTAACATTGTATGTCACTTAAATAGGTGGTTAAAGAGATTTCCATTTAGGAAGGAAACAATGATTTTCTTTAGGGGAAAAAAAGAGGTTTGCTTCTTTATCACAACTTTTAACTAACtatattttttccaattttttcatCTCTCCAATCACAATTTAGTTTGAATCATGTGTTGTTTGGTGTAAATAAAGCCAATATGATCCCACATTTgcccaactcaacctctcaaCTTACacacattttcttttttaagtAATTGTCAAGGTTGTTAAGCTAGCTAtcatacatataatatattatagTTTTAACTTCCTTTTCATTACAGTTTGCAATTTTCAGTTTTTCACACATACAGGCCCTactatacaaacaaaaatattactcaATGAAGCTAATTTCAACTCGTGTACATATATTCCATTTGTTTACTTCTTATAGTTTTCTATAGAAACTATTACTATCTATTCATTAAACACATCTCGAAGCTGACTAACAACTTTTCCCTTTTCGTGTCTTAACTATCACCAGCTACTCAATTAGttgtattttaatatataaatggTGATAATTTATGTAGGAAAAAAGAATATCTGATAATTGGAGTATGAAACTTGCGAATATAGTTCAAGTGTATTTTTGATCATCAACTTTTAAAGAAAACATAGTTATTTCAACCTATCACATGCACCTTGACTATTCTGCTGGTTATGTGTTCTCTCCCATCAACATAAGTACCAATAGGCATATATAGGTAGAtgggaatttttttttcaaatacacTATTTGAACAAAAGTTACCAAATTGTGCCGAACTCGATCGTATCTCGGCTTTTGCCTCCGGCCCTATAGTGAGAGAGCATATGTAGTTACTTATAAGTAAGATAATCGAGATATACACAAACTGACACCgcctattttcttttcaaaataatcGGATTAAGTTGTTGCTTTCATGCTTATCCATTTTAGGCTCGTAGAATCAATTGAAAAATATGTGTAATTCTAATATAGCGGTATTGATACTTGCATGACATTTATTTGTATTGACTGATAATTTAAGGCAATTATGCCATTAAGCAAATTAAATGGTTGAACAAACTGGGGTCCCTGAAAACTCAATTTAGCCAAGAACATTTTGTAAAATGTGATGCACATCTTGAACATCTTGTCATGTTGAAATGATACACATTAATTATTGCGTATTCATTCTGTTGGAAGGTAGAGATGGCAATGGGAGGGTGAGGTGCACATCGATACATGCAGTGAGGTACACTTGCAAGAATGAAACTCAGATAAATCGACCTACACAAGCGATAGAGCATGTGATTTATTTAATTCGATGCAAAGTGAAAAATCTTATTGAGGAATTAGGAAGATGAAAAAATGAAATGCGGAAAAGGAGATAAGATCCAAGAAAATACATACGACAAAATTGGATAACCTTTCGTAGATTATTTTTAGGTCGAACTCACAAACAAGGTGGCTTAAAgagttaaaataaattcaaaaaccAAAAGCAGGGCAAGAGActgattaaataaaaatttacaaatACTTGTATACTTTTGACATATTTCTTGAACCATTTTTTGAAAAGCTAACCATAAAAGAAAACTTAAAATAGAGCGGAACGGGTCCATGCGAAATGggtcataaataaataaaaatgctAAGCAAAGGGGTTGGGTAACATTTCACCCTCTCTGTCCTTGTCCTGTTTGTCATCCCTATCTATGTTGCATAGACCTTCCAAAAATGCCATTGTAACTAGTATTCGTGTCGAATCCTTCAAAAATGCATAGCTTTTGAAAGATCTGACACATCTagtgatatttttaaaaagtctgAGCAACATAGATTCCGACGAGAGGCGACATGCATGAAGATTAGGGGTGGGGGATGGGATGAGTTTGTTGTTGATTTCACTACTAACATAAGTCTACATGTCAATGTATAATGTTCACAAAATATTACTTACTACTATGTAACCTCAACAACCAACATAGCATAATAGGTAAAAGGTCAATATCTAGGAATGTTAAGATTTAGAATCAAACAAGCCTTCATTTCAGATGGGCTATCACAATAAGTCTATGTTGTCCAATTGAGCAAAAATTCACAGTCCAATCTCCACAACATAAAAAACACTCTTTATAACAATGTCGTTTGTCTGAATATTTTTGATTGTTATATATAGTAATATACTTTTATAGAGAACatacaatatataacataacatgaaaAATCAATTCTACGGAAAACTTGGCGGTTATAATAAAATGTTGTTATAGAGAGGTCTGACTGCAATTTTCAATCTCTTTAACTTTATTGATAACCTTCCAATTGATGATTCAATTTATAAAAAGGCAGGGACAAAGGAACAGATTGCTTCATGGACATCACATAAACACAACAAAATGAAGAAGAGGAACGCATCAAAATGGATCACGTTCAAATGAATGCCGCAACCAGAGGGCAGAGGCGAATTCAGGATTTAACGGAACTAAATTTGAAAGTCATATTTAGACTTGGACATTTTCAGGGATGCGCTAATAACCAATGAATGGCAGGATTCAATCTTTAAGATTCTTATGGTTTGTTTGGATAGTTGCAACTTGTTGTATTGTGGTGTgttgttagtttaaatacaaacatttattttgattgtcaCTTAACTTTTATTATATCGTTTTGTCAAATAACGAAAAATCACATTTTTATGTAACGATTCGTGTGGAGTGATCACCTGTCTTTGCTTATTATCTGATAGAATGGGACAACATGAAATAATTGGATCCATAGTTTTAGGGATAAGTGAAACAAAATAGTTGGATCCCTAGTTTTAGGATATCAAGTAACATGAAATTAGAGGAAGAATATTTCAATTTCCAGTTTTGCAATTATACAATTTTGGCTATGTACTGCCATTTTTTAGATCTGTTTTTGTTTTGCTAAATTAATTTTGGGTCAAAATTTACATAGGACTTTGTATATACATGTCAATTCCCCCTTATTTTACTAGGGAGAAACtttccattattattattaatgaaaaagtattaaataATCCAACTTAAAAAGTACTAAAACCTAGTCAAAACCCTATTAATTAGCACTAGAATTAATATTCTTTAAATCACAGGAGAAAAAGTCATGTTTTTTACCACTAAAATTGTTCCTTTTGTTACGCTATTATTGTTATGTAAAATCTCGTCATAAAAACACTTCATTTCTAACTCTCACTTCTATGCTcacacttgtttatttattttaattcacTTCTATAATAACCATGGAATTTTTTAAGGAATTGCTTACCATCTTTTGTACCACCGCCGTTCTATTCGGCGGtggattttgttattttacttTCCTCTTTGAGCAGAAGGGTAAAAAGGCCGTTCAATTTTCTTGTGGTTCTCTACCTAAAGAGAAAGTTCAAGAAGGGTATGAACGATATTCATCATTTTTCGAGCGGGGCCTTGATGGAAAAGAAATGTTCTCCTCCGATAAAGTCCCTGCCTTTGTTGACACATTTTATGACCTTGTCACCGATATATACGAGTGGGGTTGGGGCCAGTCTTTCCATTTCTCCCCTAGTATTCGGGGGAAATCCAATCGCGATGCTACACGTATGCATGAGGAAATGGCGGTtaatctcttgaatgtagaGCCAGGAGCCCGTGTCCTTGATGCTGGTTGTGGTGTTGGTGGACCAATGAGGGCCATTGCGACCCATTCAGGAGCTAATGTTGTTGGCATTACTATTAATGAGTACCAAGTGGAACGGGCCCGGGCTCACAACAAGAAGGCTGGGCTTGACTCTTTATGTGAGGTGGCTTGTGGCAATTTCCTAAAAATGCCCTTTGATGATGATAGTTTCGATGGAGCTTACTCCATCGAAGCTACATGCCATGCACCGAAACTTGAAGAAGTGTATGGGGAAATCTACAGGGTGTTAAAGCCCGGATCTTTCTACGTTTCTTACGAGTGGGTTACGACTGAATTGTATGATTCAAATGATTCCGAACATGTGGAGATAATTCGGGGGATTGAAAGAGGCAATGCATTGCCCGGGTTGAGAAGCTACAAGGACATTGCTGAAATCGCTACCAAAGTAGGTTTCGAGGTGGTGAAGGAGAGAGATTTGGCTAAGCCACCGGCGGAGCCATGGTGGACTAGGCTCAAAATGGGGAGGATTGCTTACTGGAGGAATCATGTAGTCGTGACGGTGCTTTCTTGGCTCGGGATCGCCCCTAAGGGCGTCGTCGATGTCCACGATATGTTGTTAGTGACGGCTGATTATTTGGCTAAAGGGGGTGACACTGGCATTTTCACTCCTATGCATATGATTCTATGTAGAAAGCCTGATTAAGTACATTTTATAGCATCGAACTTTCGTAGAGCAGGGCACTCTTCGAATGTGGGTAGACTCCCTAGCAGTCAATAAGGCGACGAATgggtattaattaattatggagATATTATCGACAGATTAGCGATGAAAATCATGCCTAGTCATAGAACTAATCAGTTTAGCACTAGTATCAACTTTTTTTTGTAGTGGCATTATTAGTACCTAGGTTGTTATTATAGGGCGAAATATAAATTATCCGATCGACTAAAAATAATTCTGTCATAACAACATCAATGGCACACAAGAGGAACTGGTTCGTCACCGTTCATGTTTAATATTTTCTGTGGAGGTTAATAACAATATTTACatacgttttttttttttgccttattatggaattcttttttttttctaacctCTTTGTAACAACCTCGTTCATTTCAATATTCTTTTATAGGGATAGACTTTCATCAATTATAATAACATTTGATAATTAAATCTTATTTAGTTGTTATCCAATTTTATTAATGTTATAAaaagtaacaaataaaaattgaaaatctcaaaacacatttatatttcattaattaaaatttttgactTGCTTCTATTTTGTGCCTATACACAAATTGCCAcatatttttgagtttctttGATGAAATTGGCTTCATAAGAATGAACCCCTTTTGCCTCTGCTTCTTCCACCATTTCTTTCTTCATCATTGATGACATtactaaataaaaatgaaaaaaaaaatcagaacgAAATATCAAATGACACTTCTCtgagaatttgaaaatttttggACATACAAACAATAGTTATGTCCTTGATGAGTTGAACGGACCTTATGAACTCAAAGCAGTCCATTTCTGATATGTTGACATCAACCATGACAAGGCTGAATTCATCGATTCGTTCCCGGAGAATGGACAAGGCTAAAGTTGCTAGTTCACAGGTAGTTACAGTATAAACAGAAAATCAATTTCAGAAATGTCAAAAGGAAGTTAAATACATTGTTTAATACTTTTAGTATAGCTAGTGAGAAACGAAGAAAAATAAAGCTAGATCCATATGAGTGGAGCTAGGTTGCCACAAAGGGGTACCCCCGAAAAATTCCACTTTTTATTCAACAACAATTCGAAACAAGTGGGGGTTGGCTCCACTTATTACTATAGTCGAATTCAACTTGTTTGGGTTCAAGACAAAGTCGTCGTTCCTATAGCATATACGGTCTTATTTTTTTGGCCAATGATTTAAAAATTACACTAGATATTCAAGGCTAAGATTGCCTTAACATATCTGATGTATGTGTGTTCAACCTTGCCAGTGGAGAGAATGAGTGCTTGCAATAGAGTCAGTGATTTGAGTCTTGAAGTTGTCTCTAAATAACCATCCTCAAGTAAAGTAACCATTCTCATGGTCAgagcattttcaaaattttgcaTAGGAATACTTGTCATGCTTCCTACTCAGCTTGTTTTTCAGTTGAATGGGCCGACTTGGATTCATATTTGACTTCATTCACCAAGATTGTTGCTCTAAGTTAAAGTAAAGTAACCATCCTCACAGTCCGATCATTTTCAGAACTTTGCATAGGAATACTTGCCCTGCTTCCTGCTCAGCTTGTTTTTTAGTTGAATGTGTCGACTTGGATTTGTATTTGACTCCATTCACAAAAAATGTTTCTCTAAATTAAAGTAAAGTAATCATCCTCACGGTCAGAGCATTTTCAGAACTTTGCATAGGAATACTTGTCCTGCTTCCTGCTCAGCTTGTTTTTTTGTTGAATGGGTCGACTTGGATTCGTATTTGACTCCATTCACCAAGACTGTTGCTCTAAATTAGAGTAAAGTAAACCATCCTCACGGTTAGAGCATTTTCAGAATTTTGCATAGGAATATTTTCCCTGCTTCCTATTCAACTTGTTTTTTAGTTGAATGGGTCGACTTGGATTCGTATTTGACTCCATTCACAAATTTTGTTGCTTTAAATTAAAGTAAAGTAAACCATCCTCACGGTTagagcatttttagaattttgcaTAGGAATACTTGCCCCAGGGCCCACAAGACTTTTCTGGTTTCCTAATCTTCCATGACGTCCAACGTTAGTGTTCTGCGTGTGATGGTTTGGGCATGCCCGTGTCTTGAATCATCTGTAAGCTTGCTTTGGGTAGTTGTTCGGTTTAGTACCTTGGATTAGATCGGAGTGCCACATATATGATTACCCCGGCTGAGTTTTTTGGTAATCTTTTGACTCTCGATATTAATAGCCATGACCCGGACGTTCTCTCCTACTTGACAATCTTAGATGTCAGCATATATCATCGAGAATTATGTACCTGATTATATAGCAACTGTCGAGAACCTCCTGAGGCAGGGCTGGTCACGTCAACAGCCTTAGTACGACCGTCACTACCGGACTCGACCTCGGACTCGACGGCCTCACCATCAGATAAGCTACAGAAACACTCAGATCTGATTCCAGACTGGTGAACAAAGAGATCGTCATTGGACCACTTGACGGTTCCCTTAGCCTTCAGTCCATTCTCATTCACAAACAGAAACCCTAAAAACCCTTTGTGTGTTCCCTTTGGAATTGTTACCGTGacaaggatatatatata contains the following coding sequences:
- the LOC129874052 gene encoding 24-methylenesterol C-methyltransferase 2-like, giving the protein MEFFKELLTIFCTTAVLFGGGFCYFTFLFEQKGKKAVQFSCGSLPKEKVQEGYERYSSFFERGLDGKEMFSSDKVPAFVDTFYDLVTDIYEWGWGQSFHFSPSIRGKSNRDATRMHEEMAVNLLNVEPGARVLDAGCGVGGPMRAIATHSGANVVGITINEYQVERARAHNKKAGLDSLCEVACGNFLKMPFDDDSFDGAYSIEATCHAPKLEEVYGEIYRVLKPGSFYVSYEWVTTELYDSNDSEHVEIIRGIERGNALPGLRSYKDIAEIATKVGFEVVKERDLAKPPAEPWWTRLKMGRIAYWRNHVVVTVLSWLGIAPKGVVDVHDMLLVTADYLAKGGDTGIFTPMHMILCRKPD